In the genome of Halobacterium noricense, one region contains:
- the ahbB gene encoding siroheme decarboxylase subunit beta yields MAAADWRERVDDVDARLIDEYQSGFPIRERPFEVVADDLGVTEADALERVERLHDEGVFRRFGAVLNPPVIGSSTLAAVRAPADRDDEVADVINGYQQVNHNYRRDHEYNQWFVVTAGSREKRDEILADIEARTGCEVLNLPMLTDYYIDLEFPVVNGDRFARESLDSTGVSATRISESAAGDLSTLDADLLLAIQDGFPLSATPYRDIADAIGAPVADVLEATERLLADGCIKRVGCVVNHVVTGFDANCMVVWNVPDDELDERGVSVGELPYVTLCYHRPRRPDQDWPYNLFTMIHGRESDAVDEKIDELADEYLPFDHERLYSEETLKQTGARYDDLVGE; encoded by the coding sequence ATGGCCGCCGCCGACTGGCGCGAACGCGTCGACGACGTGGACGCACGCCTCATCGACGAGTACCAGAGCGGGTTCCCGATTCGGGAGCGCCCGTTCGAAGTCGTCGCCGACGACCTCGGTGTCACTGAAGCCGACGCGCTCGAACGTGTCGAACGCCTCCACGATGAGGGTGTCTTCAGGCGGTTCGGTGCCGTCCTCAACCCACCCGTCATCGGGTCGTCCACGCTCGCCGCCGTGCGCGCGCCCGCCGACCGCGACGACGAGGTCGCCGACGTCATCAACGGCTACCAGCAGGTCAATCACAACTACCGCCGGGACCACGAGTACAACCAGTGGTTCGTCGTCACCGCCGGCAGCCGCGAGAAGCGCGACGAGATTCTCGCCGACATCGAGGCGCGGACGGGCTGCGAGGTGCTGAACCTCCCGATGCTCACGGACTACTACATCGACCTCGAGTTCCCGGTCGTGAACGGCGACAGATTTGCGCGGGAGAGTCTCGATAGCACCGGGGTTTCCGCGACCCGCATCAGCGAGAGCGCGGCGGGCGACCTCTCTACGCTGGATGCCGACCTCCTGCTCGCGATTCAGGACGGCTTCCCGCTGTCGGCGACGCCGTACCGGGACATCGCGGACGCCATCGGTGCGCCCGTCGCGGACGTCCTCGAGGCTACCGAACGCCTGCTCGCGGACGGCTGCATCAAGCGCGTGGGCTGCGTCGTCAACCACGTCGTCACCGGCTTCGACGCCAACTGCATGGTCGTCTGGAACGTCCCCGACGACGAACTCGACGAGCGCGGCGTCAGCGTCGGCGAACTCCCCTACGTGACGCTCTGTTATCACCGCCCGCGTCGTCCCGATCAGGACTGGCCGTACAACCTCTTCACGATGATTCACGGCCGCGAGAGCGACGCCGTCGACGAGAAAATCGACGAACTCGCCGACGAGTACCTGCCGTTCGACCACGAGCGCCTCTACTCCGAGGAAACGTTGAAGCAGACGGGCGCGCGCTACGACGACTTGGTCGGCGAGTAG
- a CDS encoding anthranilate phosphoribosyltransferase, producing the protein MSDSHGEWPLQRLMTEVVGSGPKSAEDMSREQAMEAFERILDLTPDQTTLGAFWLANRWKRNNGEELGAYVDAMRRESVVAAEPDADPVDCGANYDGKGDSAILGVAAGVVAAAAGTPVVVHSGDRVPTQKQDAYKHVLDELGVRTGLEPEESAAMVDEHGFGFYYQPNFNPVVDALWDRRDNMGVRTFVNTVETLANPANADTHLGSFYHLAFAKKVVETARESEDVGFDRVLMFQGMEGYDDIRPGSTTVAEWSEGDDLEDFTIETEDYGMDIESADLEVDDVAADSAEITADVLAGDRRDQFADAVKLNAALRMYAGEDVDSIDEGIEAAADVIASGRAESLLADLCSF; encoded by the coding sequence ATGAGTGATTCGCACGGCGAGTGGCCGTTGCAGCGCCTGATGACGGAGGTCGTCGGCTCCGGGCCGAAGTCCGCCGAAGACATGTCCCGCGAGCAGGCGATGGAAGCATTCGAGCGCATCCTCGACTTGACGCCCGACCAGACGACGCTGGGCGCGTTCTGGCTGGCGAACCGCTGGAAGCGCAACAACGGCGAGGAACTCGGCGCGTACGTCGACGCGATGCGCCGGGAGAGCGTCGTCGCCGCCGAACCCGACGCCGACCCCGTGGACTGCGGCGCGAACTACGACGGGAAGGGCGACTCCGCGATTCTCGGCGTCGCCGCCGGCGTCGTCGCGGCTGCTGCCGGGACGCCCGTCGTCGTCCACTCCGGCGACCGCGTCCCGACCCAGAAGCAGGACGCCTACAAGCACGTCCTCGACGAGCTCGGCGTCCGGACCGGCCTCGAACCCGAGGAGTCCGCCGCGATGGTCGACGAGCACGGCTTCGGGTTCTACTACCAGCCGAACTTCAATCCCGTCGTGGACGCGCTCTGGGACCGCCGCGACAACATGGGCGTGCGGACGTTCGTGAACACCGTCGAGACGCTCGCGAACCCCGCGAACGCCGACACCCACCTCGGCTCGTTCTACCACCTCGCGTTCGCGAAGAAGGTCGTCGAGACCGCGCGGGAGAGCGAGGACGTCGGCTTCGACCGCGTGCTCATGTTCCAGGGGATGGAGGGCTACGACGACATCCGCCCCGGCTCGACGACGGTCGCCGAGTGGTCCGAGGGGGACGACCTGGAGGACTTCACCATCGAGACCGAGGACTACGGCATGGACATCGAGAGCGCGGACCTCGAAGTCGACGACGTCGCCGCCGACTCCGCCGAGATTACGGCGGACGTGCTCGCGGGCGACCGCCGCGACCAGTTCGCGGACGCCGTCAAACTCAACGCCGCGCTCCGCATGTACGCCGGCGAGGACGTCGACTCCATCGACGAAGGCATCGAAGCCGCCGCCGACGTCATCGCCAGCGGGCGCGCGGAGAGCCTGCTCGCGGACCTCTGCTCGTTCTAG
- a CDS encoding peptidylprolyl isomerase, translating into MTKKATLHTSEGDITVELYDEKAPTTVENFVKLAKDDPAAGADPAPDTKTWEDPESGEVRGDSLYRDVAFHRVIEDFMIQGGDPTETGRGGPGYEFEDEFHDDLRHDDAGVLSMANSGPDTNGSQFFITLDAQPHLDDRHAVFGKVTDVSERNSDGSEDEQSESSGGMDVVEEIGNVDTDRNDQPERDVVLESVKIHD; encoded by the coding sequence ATGACCAAGAAGGCGACCCTCCACACGAGCGAGGGCGACATCACGGTCGAGCTGTACGACGAGAAAGCACCGACGACGGTCGAGAACTTCGTCAAGCTCGCGAAGGACGACCCCGCCGCCGGCGCCGACCCCGCGCCCGACACGAAGACGTGGGAGGACCCCGAGAGCGGCGAGGTTCGGGGCGACTCGCTGTACCGCGACGTCGCGTTCCACCGCGTCATCGAGGACTTCATGATTCAGGGCGGCGACCCGACCGAAACCGGTCGCGGCGGCCCCGGCTACGAGTTCGAGGACGAGTTCCACGACGACCTCCGTCACGACGACGCTGGCGTGCTCTCGATGGCGAACTCCGGCCCGGACACGAACGGCAGCCAGTTCTTCATCACGCTGGACGCCCAGCCCCACCTCGACGACCGGCACGCGGTCTTCGGGAAAGTCACGGACGTCTCCGAGCGAAACTCGGACGGCTCGGAAGACGAGCAGAGCGAGTCTTCCGGTGGCATGGACGTCGTCGAGGAAATCGGCAACGTCGACACCGACCGCAACGACCAGCCCGAGCGCGACGTCGTCCTCGAATCCGTCAAGATTCACGACTGA
- a CDS encoding ferredoxin, producing the protein MTDDADAVDPSDIGETDAPPVDEKPYKLVFEANKCFGAGKCAEVSANWEMDLASGMAKPVSYFFDEDGLDHNVAAADACPAKKGEGVIHVVDRRTNEEIAPDPHGDGTLSVDW; encoded by the coding sequence ATGACTGACGACGCGGATGCCGTCGACCCCAGCGACATCGGCGAAACCGACGCCCCGCCAGTCGACGAGAAACCCTACAAGCTCGTCTTCGAGGCGAACAAGTGCTTCGGCGCGGGCAAGTGCGCGGAAGTCTCCGCGAATTGGGAGATGGACCTCGCCTCCGGGATGGCCAAGCCCGTCTCGTACTTCTTCGACGAGGACGGCCTCGACCACAACGTCGCCGCCGCCGACGCCTGCCCCGCGAAGAAAGGTGAGGGCGTCATCCACGTCGTCGACCGCCGCACGAACGAGGAAATCGCGCCCGACCCCCACGGCGACGGCACCCTCTCCGTCGACTGGTAG
- the crcB gene encoding fluoride efflux transporter CrcB, whose translation MDLLLPSPILVGLGGALGAVLRYAVGEAVQTEGYPTGTLVVNVLGTFVLAALTFAGANDDAMLLLGTGACGAFTTFSSFSVDVVGLVENERFGAAAFHALGNLVGAGVAIGLAWLLVA comes from the coding sequence ATGGACCTCCTCCTTCCGTCCCCGATACTCGTGGGCCTGGGCGGCGCGCTCGGCGCCGTCCTCCGGTACGCGGTCGGCGAGGCCGTCCAGACCGAGGGCTACCCAACGGGCACGCTCGTCGTGAACGTGCTCGGGACGTTCGTACTCGCTGCGCTCACGTTCGCCGGCGCGAACGACGACGCGATGCTGCTGCTCGGCACGGGGGCCTGCGGCGCGTTCACGACGTTCTCCTCGTTCAGCGTGGACGTCGTCGGCCTCGTGGAGAACGAGCGATTCGGCGCGGCCGCGTTCCACGCGCTCGGGAATCTGGTCGGCGCTGGTGTGGCGATTGGATTGGCGTGGCTGCTGGTGGCGTAG
- a CDS encoding CrcB family protein, with translation MGLDYRRALAVLALVAVGGFAGANLRYAVSLLAPGLPGTLVVNATGSLALGVLVYVAADSDALGERAQRLLGTGFLSSLTTYSTFAVQTAGVSPELMVANVAANYLLGFLGVVAGRALVVRYGGGA, from the coding sequence ATGGGACTAGACTACCGCCGCGCGCTGGCCGTGCTCGCGCTCGTTGCCGTCGGCGGGTTCGCGGGTGCGAACCTCCGGTACGCGGTCTCGCTGCTCGCGCCCGGCCTGCCCGGCACGCTCGTTGTGAACGCCACAGGCAGCCTCGCGCTCGGTGTGCTCGTCTACGTAGCCGCCGACAGCGACGCGCTCGGGGAGCGCGCGCAGAGACTCCTCGGCACTGGCTTCCTCTCCTCGCTGACGACGTACAGCACGTTCGCCGTCCAGACTGCGGGCGTCTCGCCGGAACTGATGGTCGCGAACGTCGCCGCGAACTACTTGCTCGGCTTCCTCGGCGTGGTCGCCGGGCGCGCACTCGTCGTTCGCTACGGAGGTGGCGCGTGA
- a CDS encoding DUF5813 family protein, with product MTDIEQELADHGRFTRADGEFVPTTNDWDATVSVDDEAVEITVVVPTLDAATKDDVADVVEDGWYDTFERRVVDADSVTLANDVEVESVSREGGDITVEITFSPRTGKVADDALALVNYVEGTWFQGVIPGYDYVEQVDQMRQQAAQNAQ from the coding sequence ATGACTGACATCGAGCAGGAGCTCGCCGACCACGGGCGTTTCACCCGTGCGGACGGCGAGTTCGTCCCGACGACGAACGACTGGGATGCCACCGTTTCAGTCGACGACGAGGCGGTCGAAATCACGGTAGTCGTGCCGACGCTGGACGCCGCGACGAAGGACGACGTGGCTGACGTCGTCGAGGACGGCTGGTACGACACGTTCGAGCGCCGCGTCGTCGACGCCGACAGCGTCACGCTCGCGAACGACGTCGAGGTCGAATCCGTCTCCCGCGAGGGCGGCGACATCACCGTCGAAATCACGTTCTCCCCCCGAACCGGGAAGGTGGCCGACGACGCGCTCGCGCTCGTCAACTACGTCGAAGGCACGTGGTTCCAGGGCGTCATCCCCGGCTACGACTACGTCGAGCAGGTCGACCAGATGCGCCAGCAGGCCGCGCAGAACGCCCAATAG
- a CDS encoding Lrp/AsnC family transcriptional regulator: MVTAYVLVKANTGEADRLLGAIADTDGVIDAHIVAGDVDVIAKLDVDSPTDVKDIAADEIQHTDGVEDTETYISM, from the coding sequence ATGGTCACCGCCTACGTCCTCGTCAAAGCCAACACCGGCGAGGCCGACCGTCTCCTAGGTGCTATCGCCGACACCGACGGCGTCATCGACGCCCACATCGTCGCCGGCGACGTCGACGTCATCGCCAAACTCGACGTCGACTCCCCCACCGACGTCAAGGACATCGCCGCCGACGAGATTCAGCACACGGACGGCGTCGAAGACACCGAGACGTACATTTCCATGTAA
- a CDS encoding potassium channel family protein, whose translation MHILIVGAGRVGLRTARITHNEGHEVTVVENDYDKAERAKNEGFAVVEGDGSDEDTLERAGVDEVDALGALTGDLNTNFVACMVGKHHGCRTVMRIDEDYRENIYRKYAEEVDEIVYPERLGAIGAKNALLGGNVTAIADLAENLQIVQFAVTEDAPMHGYTLSELELPSHARLLAFGKKDGALGLPLPDDTLEVGDRIAVLAEFDALDDVRQILVGEATAATEVA comes from the coding sequence ATGCACATCCTCATCGTCGGTGCCGGGCGCGTCGGCCTCCGAACCGCCCGAATCACGCACAACGAGGGCCACGAGGTCACGGTCGTCGAGAACGACTACGACAAGGCCGAGCGCGCGAAAAACGAGGGGTTCGCCGTCGTCGAAGGCGACGGCTCCGACGAGGACACCCTCGAACGCGCCGGCGTCGACGAAGTGGACGCCCTCGGCGCGCTCACCGGCGACCTCAACACCAACTTCGTCGCCTGCATGGTCGGCAAACACCACGGCTGCCGCACCGTCATGCGCATCGACGAGGACTACCGCGAGAACATCTACCGGAAGTACGCCGAGGAAGTCGACGAAATCGTCTACCCCGAACGCCTCGGCGCAATCGGCGCGAAGAACGCGCTCCTCGGCGGCAACGTCACCGCCATCGCCGACCTCGCCGAGAACCTCCAGATCGTGCAGTTCGCTGTCACCGAAGACGCCCCCATGCACGGCTACACGCTCAGCGAACTCGAACTCCCCTCCCACGCCCGCCTGCTCGCGTTCGGGAAGAAAGACGGCGCGCTCGGCCTCCCGCTCCCCGACGACACGCTCGAAGTCGGCGACCGCATCGCCGTCCTCGCCGAGTTCGACGCGCTCGACGACGTCCGCCAGATACTCGTCGGCGAAGCCACCGCCGCCACGGAGGTGGCGTAG
- a CDS encoding Lrp/AsnC family transcriptional regulator: MVHAFIMVKTGAGTAADARDRVADLDGVVASHVVAGKYDVIAEVEGSEMQDVLGTVSNRIGTVAGVTETKTYISLSAA, translated from the coding sequence ATGGTTCACGCGTTCATCATGGTGAAAACCGGGGCGGGGACGGCCGCCGACGCCCGCGACCGCGTCGCCGACCTCGACGGCGTGGTCGCGTCCCACGTGGTCGCGGGCAAGTACGACGTCATCGCGGAGGTCGAGGGTAGCGAGATGCAGGACGTCCTCGGCACGGTGTCGAACCGCATCGGGACGGTCGCGGGCGTCACCGAGACGAAGACGTACATCTCGCTGTCCGCCGCCTAG
- a CDS encoding thiamine pyrophosphate-dependent dehydrogenase E1 component subunit alpha, with the protein MHRAIGERVLVDTALDEATARDLFRDMVLAREFDERALSLQRRGWMPGYPPFRGQEGSQVGAAHAMADGDWLFPTYRSNAMQLARGVPASDILLFRRGYAECHSDHDVNNFPQAVPIASQLPHAVGAGMAMNYTGDADAVVAYFGDGATSEGDFHEAMNFAGVFDAPVVFLCENNNWAISLPREKQTASDSIAVKAEAYGFEGVQVDGNDPVAVYETVGDALDDARAGEPVLVESLTYRQGAHTTSDDPERYRSGEEDLPEWRTADPLERYEAYLREQGVVDDEFVAGCWDEAEAELDAAIDAAEAVGEPDVDEVFDYAYAGRTPRVDDQKAWLESHLETHDPQEQEF; encoded by the coding sequence ATGCACCGTGCTATCGGGGAACGGGTCCTCGTCGACACCGCCCTCGACGAGGCGACCGCACGCGACCTATTTCGAGACATGGTTCTCGCGCGGGAGTTCGACGAGCGCGCGCTCTCCCTCCAGCGCCGCGGCTGGATGCCGGGCTACCCGCCGTTCCGCGGGCAAGAAGGTTCGCAGGTCGGGGCCGCGCACGCGATGGCCGACGGCGACTGGCTGTTCCCGACGTACCGCTCGAACGCGATGCAGCTCGCCCGCGGCGTCCCCGCCAGCGACATCCTCCTCTTCCGGCGGGGGTACGCTGAGTGCCACTCCGACCACGACGTCAACAACTTCCCGCAGGCGGTCCCCATCGCGAGCCAGCTCCCCCACGCCGTCGGCGCTGGGATGGCGATGAACTACACCGGCGACGCGGACGCAGTCGTCGCGTACTTCGGGGACGGCGCGACCAGCGAGGGCGACTTCCACGAGGCGATGAACTTCGCGGGCGTCTTCGACGCGCCCGTCGTCTTCCTCTGCGAGAACAACAACTGGGCCATCTCGCTGCCACGCGAGAAACAGACCGCGAGCGACTCCATCGCCGTGAAAGCCGAGGCCTACGGCTTCGAGGGCGTGCAGGTCGACGGCAACGACCCGGTCGCCGTCTACGAGACCGTCGGCGACGCGCTCGACGACGCCCGCGCGGGCGAACCCGTGCTCGTCGAGAGCCTCACGTACCGACAGGGCGCGCACACCACGAGCGACGACCCCGAGCGCTACCGCTCCGGGGAGGAGGACTTGCCGGAGTGGCGGACCGCCGACCCGCTGGAGCGCTACGAGGCGTACCTCCGCGAGCAGGGCGTCGTCGACGACGAGTTCGTCGCGGGCTGCTGGGACGAGGCCGAAGCCGAACTCGACGCCGCCATCGACGCCGCCGAAGCGGTCGGCGAACCGGACGTCGACGAGGTCTTCGACTACGCGTACGCCGGGCGCACGCCCCGCGTCGACGACCAGAAGGCGTGGTTGGAGTCGCACCTCGAAACCCACGACCCGCAGGAACAGGAGTTCTAG
- the tmk gene encoding dTMP kinase: MLVTLEGIDGSGKTTVWEALRDARCDGYTFTHEPTDSWYGEAVRRSEAEVNADPLAELFLFTADHADHLSRVVEPALARGDVVISDRYSDSRFAYQGVALDGVVDRPMEYVRGIHQPWTRPPDVTLFFDVDPETGAARAGATNKFEQVEFLSRVRENYEQLAEYEPERFVRIDATQSPEAVLADAEDVLDRVLAAE; the protein is encoded by the coding sequence ATGCTCGTCACGCTGGAGGGCATCGACGGCAGCGGCAAGACCACGGTCTGGGAGGCCCTGCGGGACGCCCGCTGCGACGGCTACACGTTCACCCACGAACCCACGGACTCGTGGTACGGCGAGGCCGTCCGGCGCTCCGAAGCCGAGGTCAACGCCGACCCCCTCGCGGAGTTGTTTCTCTTCACTGCCGACCACGCCGACCACCTCTCGCGGGTCGTCGAGCCCGCACTCGCCCGCGGCGACGTCGTGATTTCGGACCGGTACTCGGACTCCCGGTTCGCCTACCAGGGCGTCGCGCTCGACGGCGTCGTCGACCGCCCGATGGAGTACGTCCGCGGCATCCACCAGCCGTGGACGCGCCCGCCGGACGTCACGCTGTTCTTCGACGTCGACCCCGAGACCGGCGCCGCTCGCGCGGGCGCCACGAACAAGTTCGAGCAGGTGGAGTTCCTCAGTCGCGTCCGCGAGAACTACGAGCAGCTCGCCGAGTACGAGCCCGAGCGGTTCGTCCGCATCGACGCCACCCAGTCCCCGGAGGCAGTCCTGGCGGACGCCGAGGACGTCCTCGACCGCGTACTCGCCGCCGAGTAG
- a CDS encoding complex I NDUFA9 subunit family protein produces MDVLVTGGTGFIGTHLCRELDERGHEVTALSRHPEEAALPDSVETVVGDVTAYDSIRSAVEGHDAVVNLVALSPLFKPSGGDDRHFEVHLGGTENVVEAAEEAGVDYLLQLSALGADPDGSTAYIRSKGRAEEVVRSSDLAYTIVRPSVVFGEGGEFVSFTKQLTTPYVTGLPGGGRTRFQPIWVGDLVGMLAAAIEDESHWGETYELGGPEELTLGDVTRLVYRSEGKSVRILPVPMPLAGIGMRLADPLPFVPFGTDQYRSLKFDNTVDDNDAEAFGVDESELTTLDEFLGGDGEHVSS; encoded by the coding sequence ATGGACGTGCTGGTCACTGGCGGAACGGGATTCATCGGGACGCATCTGTGCCGGGAACTCGACGAGCGGGGCCACGAGGTGACCGCGCTCTCGCGGCACCCGGAGGAGGCGGCCCTGCCCGACTCCGTGGAGACGGTGGTCGGCGACGTGACCGCCTACGACTCCATCCGGTCGGCCGTCGAGGGCCACGACGCGGTCGTGAACCTGGTGGCGCTGTCGCCGCTGTTCAAGCCCAGCGGGGGCGACGACCGCCACTTCGAGGTCCACCTCGGTGGCACGGAGAACGTCGTCGAGGCCGCCGAGGAAGCGGGCGTCGACTACCTGCTCCAGTTGTCCGCGCTGGGCGCGGACCCGGACGGCTCGACGGCGTACATCCGCTCGAAGGGCCGCGCCGAGGAAGTCGTGCGGAGTTCCGACCTCGCGTACACCATCGTGCGGCCATCGGTCGTGTTCGGCGAGGGCGGGGAGTTCGTCTCGTTCACGAAGCAGTTGACGACGCCGTACGTCACGGGGCTGCCGGGCGGTGGCCGGACGCGGTTCCAGCCCATCTGGGTCGGCGACCTCGTGGGGATGCTCGCGGCCGCAATCGAGGACGAGTCTCACTGGGGGGAGACGTACGAACTCGGCGGCCCCGAGGAGTTGACGCTCGGGGACGTGACGCGGCTGGTCTACCGCTCGGAGGGGAAGTCCGTCCGGATTCTCCCGGTGCCGATGCCGCTGGCGGGTATCGGGATGCGGCTGGCGGACCCGCTGCCGTTCGTGCCGTTCGGCACCGACCAGTACCGGTCGCTGAAGTTCGACAACACGGTCGACGACAACGACGCTGAGGCGTTCGGCGTGGACGAATCCGAGTTGACGACGTTGGATGAGTTCCTCGGTGGAGACGGGGAACACGTCAGCTCGTAG
- a CDS encoding tubulin/FtsZ family protein, with product MKLAMIGFGQAGGKILDKFLEYDKRHDSNIVRAAVAVNTAKADLMGLEHVPQENRVLIGQSRVKGHGVGADNELGAEIAEEDIDEVQGAIDSIPVHEVDAFLVISGLGGGTGSGGSPVIAKHLKRIYTEPVYGLGVLPGSDEGGIYTLNAARSFQTFVREVDNLLVFDNDAWRKSGESMQGGYDEINEEIVTRFGILFGAGEVEQGGDVAESVVDSSEIINTLAGGGVSTVGYASEGVDNNTSGSGLLSRFTGSDDNAVEDSASTTNRITSLVRKAALGRLTLPCEIEGTERALLVTAGPPKYLNRKGIERGRKWLEEQTGSMEVRGGDYPVPNSQQVASVVLLSGVNNVPRIKELQEVAIEAQDNIDDIREESEENLEELVEDDDDELEPLF from the coding sequence ATGAAACTGGCAATGATCGGGTTCGGCCAGGCGGGCGGTAAAATACTCGACAAGTTCCTCGAGTACGACAAGCGGCACGACTCCAACATCGTGCGTGCCGCGGTCGCCGTCAACACCGCTAAAGCCGACCTCATGGGCTTGGAGCACGTTCCACAGGAGAATCGCGTCCTCATCGGACAGTCCCGCGTGAAGGGACACGGCGTCGGCGCCGACAACGAACTCGGCGCGGAAATCGCCGAAGAGGACATCGACGAGGTGCAGGGTGCAATCGACTCTATCCCGGTCCACGAGGTCGACGCGTTCCTCGTCATCTCCGGGCTTGGCGGCGGAACGGGCTCCGGCGGCTCCCCGGTCATCGCCAAACACCTCAAGCGCATCTACACCGAACCCGTCTACGGACTCGGCGTGCTGCCCGGCAGCGACGAGGGCGGCATCTACACGCTGAACGCCGCGCGGTCGTTCCAGACGTTCGTGCGCGAGGTGGACAACCTCCTCGTGTTCGACAACGACGCGTGGCGCAAGTCCGGCGAGTCGATGCAGGGCGGCTACGACGAAATCAACGAGGAAATCGTCACCCGCTTCGGCATCCTCTTCGGTGCCGGCGAAGTCGAGCAGGGCGGCGACGTCGCCGAGAGCGTCGTCGACTCCAGCGAAATCATCAACACGCTCGCCGGCGGCGGCGTCTCCACGGTCGGCTACGCCTCCGAAGGCGTCGACAACAACACCTCCGGCAGCGGCCTGCTGTCGCGGTTCACCGGCAGCGACGACAACGCCGTCGAGGACTCCGCCTCGACGACGAACCGCATCACGAGCCTCGTCCGGAAGGCGGCGCTCGGCCGACTCACCCTCCCGTGTGAAATCGAGGGCACCGAGCGCGCGCTGCTGGTCACCGCCGGCCCGCCGAAGTACCTCAACCGGAAGGGCATCGAGCGCGGCCGCAAGTGGCTCGAAGAGCAGACCGGCTCGATGGAGGTCCGCGGCGGCGACTACCCCGTGCCGAACTCCCAGCAGGTCGCGTCAGTCGTCCTGCTGTCGGGCGTGAACAACGTCCCGCGCATCAAGGAGCTACAGGAAGTCGCCATCGAGGCGCAGGACAACATCGACGACATCCGCGAGGAAAGCGAAGAGAACTTGGAGGAATTGGTCGAAGACGACGACGATGAACTTGAACCGCTGTTCTAA
- the cofC gene encoding 2-phospho-L-lactate guanylyltransferase, translating into MRTLVPFDPTNPNTRLSSLLSDDERRAFATAMLTDVLTSIRRAGGAPTVLATAPLDTDVDAPVAVDDRSLSVAVNDALADELPAAVVMADLALATPDALSRMYDADADVVVAPGRGGGTNALVVRHPDFGVDYHGTSFLDHLAAADAVGASVETVDSFRLAVDVDEPADLLDVLVHGDSAADQGEATSRAAADWLRNAGFRVAVADGTPEVVRD; encoded by the coding sequence ATGCGAACCCTCGTCCCGTTCGACCCGACGAACCCGAACACGCGCCTCTCTTCCCTTCTCTCCGACGACGAGCGCCGAGCGTTCGCCACGGCGATGCTAACCGACGTTCTCACCAGCATCCGCCGAGCGGGTGGCGCGCCGACCGTGCTGGCGACTGCGCCACTCGACACCGACGTGGACGCGCCAGTAGCGGTCGACGACCGGTCGCTCTCGGTCGCGGTGAACGACGCACTCGCCGACGAACTCCCGGCTGCGGTTGTGATGGCGGACCTCGCGCTCGCTACGCCGGACGCCCTCTCGCGGATGTACGACGCCGACGCCGACGTGGTCGTCGCGCCGGGTCGCGGTGGCGGGACGAACGCGCTCGTCGTCCGCCACCCCGATTTCGGCGTGGACTACCACGGCACCTCGTTTCTCGACCACCTCGCCGCCGCCGACGCGGTGGGAGCGTCCGTCGAAACGGTGGACTCGTTCCGGCTCGCCGTCGACGTCGACGAGCCCGCCGACCTGCTCGACGTGCTCGTACACGGTGACAGCGCGGCCGACCAGGGGGAGGCCACGAGCCGCGCAGCCGCCGACTGGCTCCGCAACGCGGGCTTCCGGGTCGCCGTCGCGGACGGTACACCCGAGGTTGTCCGGGACTGA